The Haemorhous mexicanus isolate bHaeMex1 chromosome 5, bHaeMex1.pri, whole genome shotgun sequence genome contains a region encoding:
- the UBE2H gene encoding ubiquitin-conjugating enzyme E2 H — translation MSSPSPGKRRMDTDVVKLIESKHEVTILGGLNEFVVKFYGPQGTPYEGGVWKVRVDLPDKYPFKSPSIGFMNKIFHPNIDEASGTVCLDVINQTWTALYDLTNIFESFLPQLLAYPNPIDPLNGDAAAMYLHRPEEYKQKIKEYIQKYATEEALKEQEEGTGDSSSESSMSDFSEDEAQDMEL, via the exons GATCGAGAGCAAACACGAAGTCACAATCTTAGGAGGACTCAACGAATTTGTTGTGAAGTTTTATGGACCACAAGGAA CACCCTATGAAGGTGGAGTATGGAAAGTTAGAGTCGACCTTCCTGACAAATACCCCTTCAAATCCCCATCTATAG GATTCATGAATAAAATCTTCCATCCCAACATTGATGAAGC GTCAGGAACTGTGTGTCTAGATGTAATCAATCAAACTTGGACAGCTCTCTACG ATCTCACCAATATTTTTGAGTcgttcctgccccagctgctggccTACCCCAACCCCATCGACCCTCTCAATGGGGACGCTGCAGCCATGTACCTCCACCGACCAGAAGAGtacaaacagaaaattaaag AATACATCCAGAAATATGCAACAGAAGAAGCACTAAAAGAACAGGAAGAAGGCACCGGGGACAGCTCATCTGAGAGCTCCATGTCTGACTTCTCTGAAGATGAGGCTCAGGACATGGAGTTGTAG